In the genome of Pontibacter actiniarum, the window AAGCCGCACCCGCTCCTTCACTATAAAAATACCCAGTATGGCCGTAAAGATAGGGGACAGGTACTGCAGTGTGGCGGCCGTAGCCAGCGGTATGTTCTGCAGCACGTTAAAGAACAGGATCAGGGCCACCGCCCCGAAGCCCCCCCGGGCAAAGAGCCATTTGCGGTTGTTGCCCCACACGCTCACCCCCGCCCTGCGCAGAAACGCCAGGCTGATCACCAGTGAGATCAGCGACCTGAAGACAATTATCTCCTCCGCCGGAATATGCGGCACCCACTTCACGCACACCTGCATCAACGAAAAGAAGAACGTGGACAGCAGCATGTATATAACTCCCTTGGATAGCTTCATTCTTAAACAGTTTTCACTACAAAGGTCTGGGTTTTGATTGGGCTTTGCTAATTGCCTGGATCAGGATTTGCAGCATGAAAGCACGCACGGGCCGTAACTTAACCGCCCCGCACTAGCCCTCCCAGCGCCTAACTTCTTAACTTTATACCGCCATGCCTCCGGCAGAACTATGCGCAGCTGCGGCATGTTTAACGAATGACACTAACGCTATACTTTTGGAGCGACAGAAGAAACAGAAAACCTACACCCCTAAAGAGGCCTTGATAAAGGCGGCCGCCTACTGCGCCTACCAGGACCGCACCCAACAGGAGGTGCGCGACAAACTGTACTCTTACGGACTGGAACCTGACGACGTGGAGGAGTTGATCGTGCGCCTGAGCCAGGAAAAGCTGATTGATGAGGAGCGCTATGCCCAGAGCTACGTCCGCGGCAAGTATGGCCTGAAGAAGTGGGGCCGCCGTAAGATTATGCAGGGCCTTAAAGGCAAAGGCATCTCCGACTACTGCGTAAAGCAGGGCCTGAAGGAGATTGACCCCGAAGTGTACGAGCAGAACCTGCTACAGCTGCTGGAGAAGAAAAACGCCTCCGAAAAAGAAAAGAACCCCTTCACCCGCCGCCAAAAGCTAACTTACTTCCTGATGAGCAAAGGCTATGAGAATGACCTGATCCAGGATGCACTGAAGGGCCTGGAGAATAATTAGAAATTTCGTATATTGAGTAAGCATTGTGCACTAAGCTTTAAAAGACATTCCAGACATAGTGCAGATAGTGGGAGTAGGCACTCCTGCTAGCTGGTAGTTAGGCCATATTAGTAACTAAAATGATAAACAAGTTAGAAGACTCAACAATCAGAAATATTGCTAATGTTGGTTCCGATGTCCTATCTCATAAACAACTCATCGAACTTCTTGAAAGCTCTGGCATTGAAGTAAATCTACAAGTAAGTTCTAAAGCTGATCGTATTTACCATTCTTTAAAGTATCGGCAAAATAGGGATGGTTGTGGGAACAACGTAATCAACTTTGTACAAAAAGTTATATCACCAAGAAGGTTTGATGATGAATTAGAATTCGAAAAGGCAAGAGCAAAATTTAACGAAAAACTTTTGTTTGAAGGCTATGAAATAAATTCTTCTGGAGCAGTAAGCCGTGTAACAAAAGCATCTACAATTTCAGAAGCAAAAGAAAGGTCTCAAAAAATAAAACAAAAGATAAAAGGATATAACACGCATACTGAAATTGTCAGGTTCTGCGAAGAAGAGTGGTTAAGAGAAAATTACTTTCATGCTATCTTGGAGATTACTAAATGTATAGCTGACAAATTACGGAATATGAGTGGCTATACTTCTGACGGAAGTGAATTAGTAGACGAATGTTTTGGTCTTGGAAAGGACAAGAAACCAATGTTAGCTTTCAATATGCTTTTAACTCCCAGTGAAGAAAGTGAACATAAGGGATTTGCCAATTTCCTTAAAGGATTTTTTAGTATGTATAGAAATCCTAAAGCACATAATCCTAAAATCTTTGAAGACACACAAATAGATGAAATGGCTGAATCATTGATAGTAGCATCAATAATATATCGACGATTAGATAAAACTTTCAAAACTGGACTAAAATAAAGAATAACGAGGCCTAACCCAGCCTATAAGTTATGCTTCGGCTGCGCCTCGCACACCTTCTCAGGCAAGCCCGTTAGTGGTAATACATATAATATGAGTCTCAGAAACTTCATTTTGATCTTAGTCCTTTTTCTAAGCGTTAGCATCACCTACGGGCAGAAAAAGTTCAAGGTGGCAGTGAAAGAAACTGGTGGTTGGCAAGAATTATTTTTTTTGGTAGATGAAAAAGGGAAGCTCATACGCAAGCTTGACCCAGACAAGTACTTTATGTGCTTCAATCCTGATGAATATGTTTATTTTGCAATTTTTGGACTGAGAGCAGGGGTTGACGATGGCCCAGGCTGGACAGCAATCAACGCAGATGAAAAAGTGCTATTTAACGTCTTTAATGCAAGTTATGGGGAGCCATCCCCAGACTATCTTGTTGAAAACAAAATCAGAATAGTAGACAATAGACATCTAATCGGCTATGCTGACCATAAAGGACAGATAGTTATTAAACCCCAGTTTGAGTTCGCAACCACTTTTCATAAGGGAAAAGCAATAGTTGGAGAGAATTGCAAAAGGGAGCCGCTGGACACACATGCTGATGAAACGGACTGCAATCATTCCTCCATCATTTGTGAAAGGTACGGATACATCAACGAGAAAGGCACAATAATAAAAATTGGAGCATATTCATTCAACCAAATCATGAATGAAATCCACTGGGAAATACCTAATGAATAGAAGTACTTCTGCCAACATTGTGCAAATACCATGCTTCAGCCGACAGCCTCGCTCGCTGTTTGCACGAGTCCGTTGGTCTAAAGCAAAAGCAAAGAATTAAATGAATAATAAACAAAACAGATATTTAGTACTTTTTAGTTTGACTGTAGGAATAGCTTTGTTTTCCTCAGCTACATTGGAAATCTGTAGAACCTTCTTAAGACCTACTTATGGAAAAGGCACAGGTTTTATACCTGAACTACTTGGTGTAGTGCCTAATTTCTTAGCGGGTTTTGGCTCTTGGTGCATATTATGGCGTGTTAGCTGAATTAGAACGCACTAATACGCAGCAATTACTATCCATTTAGAACAAGAATAAACAGTTTGCTATAGCCTTTTTGTTCGTCACCGCATTGAATACAGTAGGGCTAATTCTGTGGGAGTACTCGCAATTGAATGGTAACCTTACGTTTGACCAGAAGGACATAACTGCGACCATTATAGGTAGTGTAGCCTGTGTTTACTGCTTTACTAAAGTCTCAACAGCTAAAGCTTAAAAACAACGACAGCCCAACAAGGTATAGCAGAAAGCCTTGCTGACGCCGCGCCCTTCTGCTATACAAATAACGTTACAGCCAACGTCACGACCACCCGCCCATCTTATGAACCAGAAAGCTCTTTGCCGATAATTTTCTTTCTGTGTTCTACTCCCCATTCTGTCAGATTCTTAATGATGGTCTGTAGCGTCAGACCGTGTTCGGTAAGCTCATACTGAACCGCTACAGGTTGCGTGTCTAAAACTGTTCGCTTAACCAATTGGTTAATTTCCAGCTCCTTCAGTTCCTTGCTCAGCATTTTGTTGGAAATGCCCACCACATCATTCAGAATATCGGTAAATCTTCTTTTGTTGTAATAGCAGATAGATGAAATTATAGCGATTTTCCATTTCCCACTCAGCACGTCCATTGAATCCTGAACAGCCATCATTTCTTTCTTGTGCTCTTTTTGATACTCTTTTGCCTGGCACTCCATAAGGTTACTTTGTTACTTCGAGGTTACTGTTACTTTTAGATACCAAGTTACGGAAATAAATTAATGCAGTCTAACTTTGCAGCTCAATCAAACGGATCAATTCAAAATGAGCAAGTTAAAAAACAAAGTAGCAATAGTTACAGGAGCATCGAAAGGCATAGGTGCTTCTATTGCACAACACTTTGCGGCAGAAGGAGCAAAGGTTGTTGTGAATTATGCTTCGAGCAAAGAGGGAGCGGATAAAGTTGTGAAGGTTATAACCGATAACGGAGGTACGGCAATAGCGGTACAAGGTGATGTATCGAAAGAAGCTGATGTAAACAGGCTGTTTGAAGAAACAAAAAGTGCTTTCGGCACATTAGATGTTTTGGTGAACAATGCGGGCGTTTACCTATACGAACCGATTGAACAGGTATCGGCAGATACGTTTCATCAGCAGTTCAACATCAACGTCTTAGGCGCTATACTCGCCATCCAGGCATCGGTGAAACTGTTTGGCGATAAGGGGGGCAACATCATCAATATCAGTTCAGGTGCCAGCAACACGCCATTGCCGACCGGGTCGGTATATTCAGCCACAAAAGCTGCGTTAGATGCCGTTACCATTTCTCTGTCGAAAGAATTTGCCGGAAGGAACATCCGTATCAACTCCATTCTGCCGGGTGTTGTAGAAACCGAAGGTTCACATAGCGCGGGCTTTATCGGCAGTGAAGCCGAAACAAAATTAGTCTCCAGCACGCCTCTAGGTCGTACCGGGCAGCCAGAAGATATTGCGAAAGTGGCCGTGTTTCTTGCATCCGATGATTCAGCGTGGATTACGGGAGAGAAAATTTCCGTTTCAGGCGGCATTTACGGTTTGTAAAATTCAGAAAACAGACAAACCGTAAAGACAATGGAACAGAATAACCATAACGGAGCCTTACAGAAGCCACTTGGTTCAGGGTTTCATGCGGCTTCTACCTCAATAGAAGTCATCAAAGGAATAGACCTTACAGGAAAGACGGCCATCGTAACAGGTGGCAATACAGGCATTGGCTTAGAAACCACCAAAACACTTGCTGCTGCAGGGGCAACAGTAGTTGTTCCTGCAAGGGACGTTGATAAGGCGAAGAAAAACCTGCAGGGAGTTTCCAATGTGGAAATAGAAGAAATGGACTTAATTAGTCCCGATTCTATTGACAGGTTTTCCGAGAAGTTTCTGGCTTCGGGCAGACCGTTGCATCTGCTAATCAATAATGCGGGCATTATGTTTGTTCCGCTACGCAGAGACAGCCGGGGATTAGAGTCTCAGTTGGTTACCAATTATTTAGCGCTGTTTCAACTGACAGCACGCTTGTGGAGTGCACTTAAAAATGCCAATGGGGCAAGAGTAATTAACTTATCTTCACAGGGGCACCAGTTCGCACCGTTCAATTTTGAAGACCCGAACTTTGAAAACCGTGCGTACGAAACCTTGTCAGCTTATGGTCAGTCAAAAACTGCTGTCAACCTGTTTTCACTTGCGTTAGACGATCGTGCTAAAGCATTCGGGGTTAGAGCATACGCCGTACACCCTGGCAACATATGGGGAACTGAGTTAACCCGGGAAGCACCACTAGAAATTTTGCAGCAATTTGGCTTTTACGACGACAATGGAAAACCGGTTCAGGAAGTCGTCGCATCGCTGAAAACCATTCCGCAAGGTGCGGCTACAACGGTTTGGTCTGCTACAAGCCCATTACTCAACAACATTGGAGGGGTGTATTGCGAAGATGCAGATGTTGCTGCATTAGCTTTAGGGCCAGAAATGTCAGCAGGAGTAAGGCCCTACTCATTAGATGAAACCAGTGCCAAACGCTTGTGGAAATTAAGTGAAGAGTTGACAGGAATTACATTCAGTGTTGCTTAATTCTTTGCCGTAAACTGACGAAGCCTCTCACAGCAGGCAAAAGCACGACCTGTAGCAAGGTAGTGCCAAAACGGGGGCTGATGGAAGTACACCAACATTTGTGCTTCTATCAGCCTTTGCTCTAAAGCTGTGCTAACGGTTTCCGGATACCCCCTACCGCTTTGGTGGCAGCTCTGGGTTTTTAATGCGGCGCTGCGGCACCAGCACCACTTGCCTGCCGGTTACCTCTTCTAAAATCGGCTTCAGCACCTTTTCGGCGTTTACCTTCGTCTGGCGAAGTATGCCTGAGTTCAGCGCTGCTTTCTTTACGTTCTGCTCTGCGTATTTATAGCTCTCCTGCACCAAGTCGGCATCCTGAAAGTAGGTGTTCTCTTTGCTGAAGACCTTGGACTTGCTATGGTCGATCTTATAGTAGCAGATCTCCGGCTCCGGCAGTGCCACCTGCACCAGCGAGTCGCCCTGAAACTGGATATCAGCCTGCGTTATCTTCGTGAAGTCGACGCAGCCGACCGCCTCTCCCGCCACGATCAGCACTACTTTGGAGTTGGGCACCCACCGCGATACGCTTTTCTCATACTCCACCACATCCTTGAAGTTATAGCGCACCAGCTCCATTTTCCCCAAGTCCTCTACCGAGGTCAGCACAGTGTTAAAGTTCACCACCACCTCTGGCTCCTTCCTCTCTTCTTCTTTTGTAAAGAAGCCGCCGAAAGTGCGCCACAGAAAAACGCCGAGCAGCAGTAACAGGATCCAGGGGATAAGCTTAAGTATAAAACGGAATAGGGGCATCGCGGGTGCTTGTCTGATTTTAGTACAGATACGGTGTTGCAAATATTATGCTACAAAAACGGCTACACCTCTACCCCCAGCCGCTCTTTAAAGCCTGCGTTGCCCTGCAAGCCGCCCGTGTGCACTGCCACCACACGGCTGCCTCTCGGGAAGTAGCCCTTCCTGACCAGGTCGAAGAGGCCGTACATCATCTTGCCGGTGTAAACGGGCTCAAGCGGGATACCGTGCTCCTGCTTAAACTGCGCCATAAACGCCAGCAGCTCCGGCTTTACTTTAGCGTAGCCCCCAAAGTGGTACTCCGTGGCGAGCTGCCAGTTATGGTAGCGCTGGCCGCTGTAAGCCAGTACCAGTTCCTCTACCTCCTGCCGCAAAAACGCCCCTCCTTTCAGCGCCGGAAAACCCAGTGCCTCTTTCTCGCCGGTCAAACCTGCCACAATGCCCGCAAAGGTTCCGCCTGTACCCATCGCGCAGCAGATGTGGCTGAAATCAACATCGATGTCCGGAACAATTTCGGCGCAGCCCTTTACCGCCAGCAGGTTGGTGCCGCCTTCGGGCAAAACGTACACCTGCCCGAACTGCGCGCGCAGCTCTTGCAGAAAGCCGGGCTCGCTCTTAAGCCGGTACTGTTCGCGGCTGATGTAGTGCAGTTGCATGCCGCAGGACGTGGCAAGAGCCAGCGTAGGGTTAAGCGGCAAGTGCTCCTCGCCCCGGATAATGCCAATGCTCCGAAAGCCGTATGCCTTTCCTGCCGCTGCCGTAGCCGCAATGTGGTTAGAGTAGGCACCGCCGAAAGTAAGCAGCGTATGATGGTCTTGCTGCCTTGCCTCCTGCAGGTTATACTTCAGCTTGCGCCACTTGTTACCCGATATGTGCGGGTGCAGCAGGTCTTCCCGCTTCACCCACAGCGCTACCCCCTGCTCCTGCCACAGGGGGGCCTCCAGTTTCTGCAACGGTGCTTCTTCCATCATACTTCAAAAAGAAGCCCCAGCTACTGCTGAGGCTCTGTTTATACGTTACGTTGTTCTAATCTAGTTTAACTGCGACCAATCCTCATCTACTGAAAAGAATGGAGAGAGTCAGAACTCAATTTATACTTTCTCCACGATAGGCACCTCCGTTGGTTTCTTTTTCACGCCGTAGTAAACAGCGCCCGCTATAACCAGCAGCAGCAGGATGGAAGAAACAAGCGACACGGTATTGCCTACAGTATAGGCTTTGGGTGCGAATTTAAACTCGATGGTATGCTTGCCTGCCGGCACCTCCATGGCGCGCAGCACATAGTTGGCCCGGAAGTGGTCTACCGGCTCGCCATCCAGGTAAGCCTGCCAGCCGTCGGCGTAATAAATCTCGGAGAACACCACCAGCCCCTCTTTCGGCGCCTGGTACTCATACTTCAGGTAGTTCGGCTCATACTCCACCAGGTTGATTGTGGCACTGTCCGGGTTAAAGTTACGGCGCTCTACCGGGAACTTAGACACGTCTATCACCGCGGTTGAACCGGCGTCGAACATCGTTAAGGCTTCTATTTCCTCATCTGGCGACTGCACCGGCTTTACCTCCTCCACAAACCAGGCGTTACCCAGTGGCTCCGGCACACGCTGCACCGGCTGCTGCGGGTTGCCTGTAATGGCATACCTGGTGTTGAGCATGCGCAGCACCTCCAGGTTATTGCGTGAGATGTGGCGGTCGATCAGGTCCTGGTAGCGGCGCAGTTTGGCCCCGTGGTAGCCCCCCACCGACTTGTGGTAGTAAGAGGTACGGGCATCGTTAAACGGATTGGGCAGGTTAATAACCCGGTAGTTTCCTTTGTCCTGCAGGATGAGCTGATCGGCTTGTGTTGGCTGGAAATAGTTTGCCACCACCTGGCGCTGAAAGTCGCTGTTGTTCAGGTAGCGTTTGTCCACCGCCCACAGGTCCACGAGCATCAGCAAGCCCACACCGGCCACTGCCACTGTAGCAGATACTTTATTCTTCACGTAGAAGTACAGCAGCCCACCGGCCAGCACGATAAACACCAGCGAACGGAAGGCGTCGGAGCGCATCATGCTTTCGCGGTCGGCACGGATGGCATCGATCGGGAACTGCGCCTGGATCAGCTGCTGGTCTGCGGCAGACACAAAGCTGGCAGTACCTGCAAAGAGCCACACGAGCAGGCAGATACCGGCCGTAATCCCGCCCGAGATCAACAGTTTCTTATCCAGGTCTTTGATTTCGCGCCGTTCGTTGATCAGCTTCCAGAGGGCCAGCACCGCCAGAAAAGGCATCGTGATCTGGGCGATCACCAGTGCCGACGCAACCGCCCGGAACTTGTTGTACAGCGGGAAGTAATCGAACATGAAATAGTTGAAGGCTTCGAAGTTCTTGCCCCAGGCCAGCACGATCGAGAGGATGGTACCGGCCACCAGCCAGCTCGTCCAGCGGCGGTCTACGATAAACAGCCCCAGCACGAACAGGAAGCATACGATAGCCCCCACATACACTGGCCCGCTGGTCATCGGCTGCGCACCCCAGTACATCGGCAGGCCCTGCTGCACCAGCTGTTCCGCCTGTGCCGGTGGCGCCCCCATCTTCAGGAAAGCGTTGTATGTTTCAGAATCGGTATCTAAAGGTGCGCTGCTGCTGCCGCCGTAAAAGTCGGGGATGAGCAGCGTGATGGTTTCGCCGATGCCGTAGCTCCAGTTAAAGGCGTACTCCCGGTCCAGGCCGCTGCCTACTTTCTCGCCGCTGTTGGGCGCCGTTAGCTCCGATTTGCCCCGGATGCTGTACTTGCTGTACTCAGCCGTGGTGTAGAGCCTTCCGAAGTTAACCCCCACTGCCAGAATGGCGGCCACCAAAAGCACCAGGCCCCGCTTAAACAGCTCGGCAAAAGTACCGTGCTTCACCGCAAAGATGATCTCCACCACGGCAAACACCAGCACCAGCAGCAGCATGTAGTAGGTCATCTGCAGGTGGTTGAAGTGCAGGTTCATCGTCAGGCCAACGGCAAAAAGCGCGGCACCGATCCAGAGGTTCTTGCGCAGCGCGTAGATAAGGCCGGCGAGCACCATCGGGATATAGGCGATGGTAAGGGACTTGGTGTTGTGCCCAGCCTCCAGGATGATGAGGTTGTAGGAAGTGAAGGAGAAGGCCACCGCGCCCGCAATGGCCAGCCAGGAGCTCATGCCCATGGCCACCAGCAGAATGTAGGCGCAGATCAGCGTGATAAAGATGTTGCCTGCCAAAGCCGGCAGGTCGAACGTCAGGATTTTATGGATATAGCCGGACCAGTCGCCGGGAAAGTGCGTCTGGATCAGGTAAGCCGGCATGCCCCCGAACATGGAGTTGGTCCAGAGGGCCTCTTCGCCGGTTCGCTCCCGGTAGTCCTGTATCTCTTTGGCGCCACCCTTAAACTGCAGAATGTCGTGCTGGGCAAGGGCTTTGTCTTCGAACAGGACCGGCGAAAAGTACACCGCCGTCAGGAACAGGAAAATCACTACAGCGATGGCATGTGGCAGCACATCGCGCTTAAAGTTAAAAGAAGTTGTCATATCTCTCAAAAACCTCGAATAGAGGTTGAAAGATAGGAGTTTTATTTTACTTCTTCATAATCCACGTACTCGCCGCCGTTGAAACTTTTGCGTTCCGGCTGCTCTGGAACATAGTCGATTTTAACATCGCCGTTGGCGCGGCCGTTGCCCTGGCGGCTTTGCTGCTGTGCCTGCTGCTGCTGGTGCATGGTAGAGTAGAAGAAGGTCCCGTTGCGCATCTTTTTCTTCAGGAAAGCGCCTAACAGCCACCGTAGCAGCGTAGGGGCAACCATACGGATAAAGAAGATGATGAGCAAGGTGGTAAATATGAACTTGATCATGTTGATGCTTTCTCTTGTTTGATACGGTAAGTATACTGCAAAAACAGTACCGATACTTTGTTACAACTCCTTTGCCAGACTTTTGTTACCTGACGCTTTGGCGGTACGCCGCAAAGATAAGGAGTATAGTTTTTAAATGCAGGTTTGGGAGGCTTAGTTCCGGCCCGGCATAATGCGCTGTCTTTTTGCCAGCAGGTTTACACGCCGGCTGTACTTTATACTTGGCAACTTATACCTCTTATAGCGCAAGGGCCCGTTCTGGGGGAAGAGCCCTCTATAAGGGTTCAGGCCAGGGGCAGCTGGACCCGGTGCTGCGAAAAATCCTGCTCATCCCCTACTCCTTTGTATCCTGACTCAGGCAAAGCTACCACCCTCTGTACCAAGTAAAAGCCCTCCCCCGTTTCCAGGGAAGGGCTTTGTGTATTAGCTTTATACTTCTTACTTACTCAGGTACAGGTTCCTTTCGGAGTATACTTTTGTGAAGTAATCGTCCTGCAGGTCGTCAATAAAGTAAATGGCCTCGCCGGTAGACTTCATTTCTGGCCCAAGCTCCTTGTTTACCTCCGGGAACTTGTTGTAAGAGAACACCGGTACTTTGATGGCGTATCCGTGCTTATAAGGGTTAAAGGTAAAGTCCTTCACCTTCTTCGCTCCCAGCATGATCTTAGTCGCGTAGTTGATGTACGGCTCACGGTAGGCCTTGGCAATGAACGGGAACGTACGGGACGCTCTCGGGTTGGCCTCGATAATGTACACCACCTCGTTTTTGATCGCAAACTGGATGTTGATGACACCCACGGTGTTCAACGCTACGGCAATTTTCTTGGTGTGCTCCTCAATCTGGCGCATCACGTTCTCGCTCAGGTCAAACGGAGGCAGCACCGCGTAAGAGTCGCCGGAGTGGATACCGGCCGGCTCGATGTGCTCCATGATACCGCAGATGTACACATCCTCTCCGTCGCAAATGGCGTCGGCCTCTGCCTCAATGGCATTGTCGAGGAAGTGGTCGAGCAGCACTTTGTTGCCCGGGTGGTCTTTCAGCAGGTCGATGACGTGGGCCTCCAGCTCTTTCTCGTTGATCACGATTTTCATGTTCTGGCCACCCAGCACGTAGCTAGGGCGCACCAGCAGCGGGAACTTCAGCTCCTTGCTCAGCTCCAGCGCCTCCTCCGCCGTCTCGATCACGGCAAACGGCGGGTAAGGGATAGCCAAATCGCGCAGCAGCGAGGAGAAGGAACCGCGGTCTTCCGCCAGGTCCAGGGCCTGGTAGCTGGTGCCAAGCACCTTAATGCCGAAGCGGTCCAGCTTCTCGGCCAGCTTCAGGGCTGTCTGCCCGCCCAGCTGCACAATCACACCCTCTGGCTTCTCATGCAGGATAATGTCGTAAATATGCTCCCAGAACACCGGCTCAAAGTACAGCTTGTCCGAAATATCGAAGTCGGTACTTACCGTTTCCGGGTTACAGTTGATCATGATGGTTTCGTAACCGCACTCTCTGGCAGCCAGCACGCCGTGCACACAGCTGTAGTCGAACTCAATGCCCTGCCCGATGCGGTTTGGCCCTGAGCCCAGCACAACAACCTTTTTCTTATCAGATACGATGCTTTCGTTTTCGCCCTCGAACGTGCTGTAGTAGTACGGTGTGTTGGCCTCAAACTCGGCCGCGCAGGTATCCACCATCTTAAACACGCGCTTAATGCCAAGCTCGGTACGCACACTGTGCACTTCGCTTTCTTTGCAGCGCAGCAGGTGGGCAATCTGGCGGTCGGCGTAACCTTTTACCTTGGCCTCGCGCAGCAGCTCGGCAGGAATGGTGCCCAGGCTATACTTCTCAATTTCCTTCTCCATCATATCCAGCTCCTCGATCTGAGCCAGGAACCATGGGTCAATCTTGGTCAGCTTCTGGATGGTGCTGGTTGGGATGCCGATGCGCATCGCATCCTTTATGTTGAACAGGCGGTTCCAGCTCGGGTTAGAGAGGCCGTGGATCAGCTCGTCGTAGTTTGTCTTCTCCTTGCCATCCGCGCCGATGCCGTTGCGTTTGATCTCCAGGCTTTGGCAGGCTTTCTGCAGCGCCTCCTGAAAGGTGCGGCCGATGCCCATTACCTCGCCCACCGACTTCATCTGCAGGCCAAGGGTGCGGTTCACACCCGGGAACTTGTCGAAGTTCCAGCGCGGTATCTTCACGATCACGTAGTCCAGGGCCGGCTCAAAGAAAGCCGAAGTGGTTTTGGTGATGGCGTTCTTCAGCTCATCCAGGTTATAGCCAATGGCCAGCTTCGCCGCGATTTTGGCAATCGGGTAACCGGTGGCCTTAGAGGCCAGCGCAGACGAACGGGATACGCGCGGGTTAATCTCAATGGCGATGATGGTGTCATCCTCCGGGTTCACGGAGAACTGCACATTACAGCCACCGGCAAACTGTCCGATGCCGTTCATCATTTTGATGGCCAGGTCGCGCATTTGCTGGTACACCGTGTCTGGCAGCGTCATGGCCGGGGCAACGGTAATGGAGTCGCCGGTGTGCACGCCCATCGGGTCGAAGTTCTCGATGGAGCAGATGATGATGATGTTGCCCATGTTATCGCGCAGCAGCTCCAGCTCATACTCCTTCCAACCCAAAATGCTTTGCTCGATAAGTACTTCGTGCGTTGGAGAAGCGTGCAGGCCGCGCGTAAGGGCGGTATCGAACTCCTCCGGAGTGTGCACAAAGCCACCGCCGTAGCCGCCCAGCGTAAACGACGGGCGAATTACGAGCGGAAATCCAATCTCCTGCGCTATCTCCTTGCCTTCCAGGAAAGACGTGGCTGTTTCGCCTTTGCAGACGTTCACGCCCAGCTCCAGCATCTTCAGACGGAACTCCTCACGGTCCTCGGTAGTCTCAATGGCTTTGATATCCACCCCGATGATGCGTACGCCGTATTTCTGCCAAATACCGGCTTTCTCGCAGTCGATGGCGAGGTTCAGCGCTGTCTGGCCGCCCATGGTAGGGAGCACGGCATCTATCTTATGTTTCTCAAGAATCTCAATGATGTACTTCTTCTCCAGGGGCTTGAGGTACACGTTATCCGCCGTAACCGGATCGGTCATGATGGTGGCGGGGTTTGAGTTGATGAGCGTTACTTCTATACCCTCTTCGCGTAGCGAACGGGCGGCCTGGGAGCCAGAGTAATCGAATTCGCAGGCCTGGCCGATAATAATAGGACCAGAACCAATAATAAGAACGGATTTAATCGAGGTGTCTTTAGGCATTGGGTTGGTATGTATAAATTGCCCAAAGTTAGCGCAAAATGTTTGGGGGTACAAGAAAAAAACGCCCGCCCCGGTTTATTTAAACTTTACTCCAGATCAAGCCTAAAGCTTAATCCTGTGTTTTAAGGTGCCGGCGGCCGTTAATCTTTCTCCCCCGCACAAAAAGATCATTTTCAGCCACTTCAAAAAACAAGCCTCTTGCAGGCCGGGAACGCAGCGCAAACGCGTGTTCTTTTCTGTTTGCCCGCTTACATTTAGCGCTGGTTAGCGGTTTCCCTCTCCGCCTGCT includes:
- a CDS encoding regulatory protein RecX is translated as MERQKKQKTYTPKEALIKAAAYCAYQDRTQQEVRDKLYSYGLEPDDVEELIVRLSQEKLIDEERYAQSYVRGKYGLKKWGRRKIMQGLKGKGISDYCVKQGLKEIDPEVYEQNLLQLLEKKNASEKEKNPFTRRQKLTYFLMSKGYENDLIQDALKGLENN
- a CDS encoding SDR family NAD(P)-dependent oxidoreductase, whose product is MSKLKNKVAIVTGASKGIGASIAQHFAAEGAKVVVNYASSKEGADKVVKVITDNGGTAIAVQGDVSKEADVNRLFEETKSAFGTLDVLVNNAGVYLYEPIEQVSADTFHQQFNINVLGAILAIQASVKLFGDKGGNIINISSGASNTPLPTGSVYSATKAALDAVTISLSKEFAGRNIRINSILPGVVETEGSHSAGFIGSEAETKLVSSTPLGRTGQPEDIAKVAVFLASDDSAWITGEKISVSGGIYGL
- a CDS encoding SDR family NAD(P)-dependent oxidoreductase; protein product: MEQNNHNGALQKPLGSGFHAASTSIEVIKGIDLTGKTAIVTGGNTGIGLETTKTLAAAGATVVVPARDVDKAKKNLQGVSNVEIEEMDLISPDSIDRFSEKFLASGRPLHLLINNAGIMFVPLRRDSRGLESQLVTNYLALFQLTARLWSALKNANGARVINLSSQGHQFAPFNFEDPNFENRAYETLSAYGQSKTAVNLFSLALDDRAKAFGVRAYAVHPGNIWGTELTREAPLEILQQFGFYDDNGKPVQEVVASLKTIPQGAATTVWSATSPLLNNIGGVYCEDADVAALALGPEMSAGVRPYSLDETSAKRLWKLSEELTGITFSVA
- a CDS encoding winged helix-turn-helix transcriptional regulator — protein: MECQAKEYQKEHKKEMMAVQDSMDVLSGKWKIAIISSICYYNKRRFTDILNDVVGISNKMLSKELKELEINQLVKRTVLDTQPVAVQYELTEHGLTLQTIIKNLTEWGVEHRKKIIGKELSGS
- a CDS encoding 1-aminocyclopropane-1-carboxylate deaminase/D-cysteine desulfhydrase, with protein sequence MMEEAPLQKLEAPLWQEQGVALWVKREDLLHPHISGNKWRKLKYNLQEARQQDHHTLLTFGGAYSNHIAATAAAGKAYGFRSIGIIRGEEHLPLNPTLALATSCGMQLHYISREQYRLKSEPGFLQELRAQFGQVYVLPEGGTNLLAVKGCAEIVPDIDVDFSHICCAMGTGGTFAGIVAGLTGEKEALGFPALKGGAFLRQEVEELVLAYSGQRYHNWQLATEYHFGGYAKVKPELLAFMAQFKQEHGIPLEPVYTGKMMYGLFDLVRKGYFPRGSRVVAVHTGGLQGNAGFKERLGVEV
- a CDS encoding DUF4230 domain-containing protein encodes the protein MPLFRFILKLIPWILLLLLGVFLWRTFGGFFTKEEERKEPEVVVNFNTVLTSVEDLGKMELVRYNFKDVVEYEKSVSRWVPNSKVVLIVAGEAVGCVDFTKITQADIQFQGDSLVQVALPEPEICYYKIDHSKSKVFSKENTYFQDADLVQESYKYAEQNVKKAALNSGILRQTKVNAEKVLKPILEEVTGRQVVLVPQRRIKNPELPPKR
- a CDS encoding WG repeat-containing protein, with the protein product MSLRNFILILVLFLSVSITYGQKKFKVAVKETGGWQELFFLVDEKGKLIRKLDPDKYFMCFNPDEYVYFAIFGLRAGVDDGPGWTAINADEKVLFNVFNASYGEPSPDYLVENKIRIVDNRHLIGYADHKGQIVIKPQFEFATTFHKGKAIVGENCKREPLDTHADETDCNHSSIICERYGYINEKGTIIKIGAYSFNQIMNEIHWEIPNE
- a CDS encoding TIGR02391 family protein is translated as MINKLEDSTIRNIANVGSDVLSHKQLIELLESSGIEVNLQVSSKADRIYHSLKYRQNRDGCGNNVINFVQKVISPRRFDDELEFEKARAKFNEKLLFEGYEINSSGAVSRVTKASTISEAKERSQKIKQKIKGYNTHTEIVRFCEEEWLRENYFHAILEITKCIADKLRNMSGYTSDGSELVDECFGLGKDKKPMLAFNMLLTPSEESEHKGFANFLKGFFSMYRNPKAHNPKIFEDTQIDEMAESLIVASIIYRRLDKTFKTGLK